Proteins from a genomic interval of Bacillus mesophilus:
- a CDS encoding YfhH family protein has translation MEKRYSQMTEYELTQEIRYLNENARKAEQMGRLNELAVLERKILMAKAYLLNPADYKPDEVYEIEQDPGTFFKISYMNGIFAWGTKLNGENREDALPISMLKKPEVRKQF, from the coding sequence ATGGAAAAAAGATATAGTCAAATGACTGAATATGAGTTAACACAAGAAATTCGCTATTTAAATGAAAATGCACGTAAAGCCGAACAGATGGGAAGGCTTAATGAATTGGCTGTACTTGAACGTAAAATATTGATGGCCAAAGCATATCTGTTAAACCCAGCTGACTATAAACCAGATGAGGTTTATGAAATTGAACAGGATCCAGGAACCTTTTTTAAGATTAGTTATATGAATGGAATATTCGCTTGGGGAACTAAGCTAAATGGAGAAAATCGTGAAGATGCATTACCTATTTCAATGTTAAAAAAACCAGAAGTCAGAAAACAATTCTGA
- a CDS encoding small, acid-soluble spore protein K, whose amino-acid sequence MVRNKKRGFPNQSHNKFEGEPRAKAEYASLRADGSINTHPQERMRASNLRSDE is encoded by the coding sequence ATGGTACGTAATAAAAAACGAGGGTTCCCAAATCAAAGTCATAATAAATTTGAAGGTGAACCACGAGCAAAGGCAGAATACGCCTCTTTACGTGCTGATGGGTCTATCAATACTCATCCTCAAGAAAGAATGCGCGCATCTAACTTAAGATCAGACGAATAG